In Apus apus isolate bApuApu2 chromosome 27, bApuApu2.pri.cur, whole genome shotgun sequence, the following proteins share a genomic window:
- the SMG5 gene encoding nonsense-mediated mRNA decay factor SMG5 isoform X1, giving the protein MSQGGGATGESGEPEAKVLHTKRLYRAVVEAVHRLDLILGNKAAYQEVFKPENISLRNKLRELCVKLMFLHPVDYGRKAEELLWRKVYYEVIQLIKTNKKHIHSRSTLECAYRTHLVAGIGFYQHLLLYIQSHYQLELQCCIDWTHVTDPLIGCKKPVSASEKEMEWAQMACHRCLVYLGDLARYQNELAGVDTELLAERFYYQALSVAPQIGMPFNQLGTLAGSKYYNVEATYCYLRCIQSEVSFEGAFGNLKRLYDKAAKMYHQLKKCETRRLSPSKKRGKDIKRLLVSFMYLQSLLQPKSSSLDSELTSLCQSVLEDFNLCLFYLPSPPNLSSTSEDEEEYESGYSFLPDLLIFRMVIICLMSVHSLKRAGSKQYSAAIAFTLALFSHLINHVNIRLQAELEEGENPVPAFQSDGTDDQEPREPLNSIEKEAEADLANHQPSEEQRKNDCKKSKKYSRLSCLRRRRHPQKVDESDLSEGFDSDSSQGSIKGSDGSESGSEKSDEEGEAAFDVETDSDMNSQESRSDLEDMEDEPGEEGSGRGKSGPEEALKNCVDGSGLGDSKSLSSSKMEAPDPAVNGPVSLSANDASIASNLQAMSTQLFQTKRCFRLAPTFSNILLKPNSEPSALKDGLESKPCVNGDLEKPSLAEQDDVSDSEESISSNKSCRNERSLQEKLEIMTNEGLLLTVKVFLDWLRTNTDLIIMCAQSSQSLWNRLSVLLNLLPSAADLQESGLALCNEVKDILNDAELPDLKANLLLPEDVALRNLPPLKNAHKRFNFEQDRPIFSAVEEAVVRICCIRSFGHFITHLQGSILQFNSELGIFISIAQSEQDNLLHQAQAQFHMAAEEARRNRLMRDMAQLRLQLEVSQLEGSLQQPKAQSAMSPYLVPDTQALCQHLAVVKQLATSGRFIIIIPRTVIDGLDFLKKENAGARDSIRYLEAEFKKGNRYIRCQKDVGKSFERHKLKRQDLDAWNLYKILDSCKQLTVSQGSGEDDTTGMVTIITGFQLEDPSTFSAPMQSALQAAASASVEIKNVLEFYKQWKEMG; this is encoded by the exons agcagtggTGGAGGCTGTTCATCGACTGGATCTCATCCTTGGGAACAAGGCAGCGTATCAAGAAGTGTTCAAGCCCGAGAACATCAGCTTGAGGAACAA GCTGCGGGAGCTCTGTGTGAAGCTGATGTTCTTGCACCCAGTGGActatggaagaaaagcagaagagttgCTCTGGAGGAAAGTTTACTATGAAGTTATCCAGCTCATTAAAACCAATAAAAAG cacatcCACAGTCGGAGCACCCTGGAGTGTGCGTACCGGACCCACCTGGTTGCTGGGATAGGGTTCTACCAGCACCTGCTCCTCTACATCCAGTCCCACtaccagctggagctgcagtgctgcatcGACTGGACACACGTCACGGACCCACTCATCG GCTGCAAGAAACCTGTGTCTGCATCAGAGAAGGAGATGGAGTGGGCCCAGATGGCATGTCACAGATGTCTGGTGTATCTGGGAGATTTAG CTCGTTACCAGAACGAACTGGCCGGGGTGGACACGGAGCTGCTGGCCGAGCGCTTCTACTATCAAGCCCTTTCTGTTGCCCCACAAATTG gcaTGCCCTTCAACCAGCTGGGGACACTGGCAGGGAGCAAATACTACAACGTGGAGGCCACCTACTGCTACCTGCGCTG CATCCAGTCTGAAGTGTCCTTTGAAGGTGCCTTCGGGAACCTGAAGCGGTTGTATGACAAGGCAGCCAAAATGTATCACCAGCTGAAGAAGTGTGAGACCAGGAGGTTGTCTCCAAGCAAGAAAAG AGGCAAAGACATTAAGAGGTTGCTGGTGAGCTTTATGTACCTGCAGAGTCTTTTGCAGCCAAAGAGCAG CTCTCTGGATTCTGAGCTGACATCCCTCTGCCAGTCAGTGCTGGAGGACTTCAACCTGTGCTTGTTCTACCTGCCCTCTCCTCCTAACCTGAGTTCCACGAGTGAAGATGAAGAGGAGTATGAGAGTGGCTACTCCTTCCTTCCTGATCTCCTCATCTTCCGCATGGTGATCATCTGCCTTATGAGTGTCCACAGCCTCAAGAGGGCAG GTTCCAAGCAGTACAGCGCGGCCATCGCCTTCACCCTGGCCCTCTTCTCCCACCTCATCAACCACGTCAACATTCGCCTGCAGGCAGAGCTAGAGGAGGGGGAAAATCCAGTTCCAGCCTTTCAGAGTGATGGCACAG ATGACCAGGAGCCAAGGGAGCCACTGAACTCGATTGAGAAGGAAGCTGAAGCTGACCTGGCCAATCATCAGCCCAGCGAGGAGCAGCGGAAGAACGACTGcaagaagagcaagaaataCTCTCGTCTCTCCTGTTTGCGGCGCCGCCGCCACCCCCAGAAGGTGGATGAGAGTGACCTGAGCGAGGGCTTTGACTCTGACTCCAGCCAGGGCTCCATAAAGGGCAGTGATGGCTCAGAGAGTGGCTCTGAGAAGAGTGACGAGGAGGGAGAAGCTGCTTTTGATGTGGAGACGGACTCTGACATGAACAGCCAGGAATCTCGCTCCGACTTGGAGGACATGGAGGATGAGCCGGGCGAGGAGGGAAGCGGCCGAGGCAAAAGTGGGCCCGAAGAGGCCTTAAAAAACTGTGTGGATGGCAGTGGGCTGGGGGACTCCAAAAGCCTGAGCAGCTCTAAAATGGAGGCTCCAGATCCAGCAGTGAATGGGCCTGTTTCCCTGAGCGCTAATGACGCCAGTATAGCCAGTAACCTCCAGGCCATGTCCACCCAGCTGTTCCAGACCAAACGCTGCTTTCGCTTGGCTCCCACTTTCAGCAACATCCTTCTGAAACCAAACAGTGAACCCTCTGCCTTGAAGGATGGACTAGAAAGCAAGCCATGTGTCAATGGAGATCTGGAGAAGCCCAGCTTGGCAGAACAAG ATGATGTGTCAGACTCTGAGGAAAGCATTTCAAGCAACAAATCCTGCAGGAACGAGCGATCCCttcaggagaagctggagatcATGACCAACGAAGGGCTGCTTCTCACTGTCAAGGTCTTCCTGGACTGGCTGAGGACAAACACAGACCTCATCATCATGTGTGCTCAG AGCTCTCAGAGCCTGTGGAACAGGCTGTCTGTGCTCCTGAAccttctgccttctgctgcagacCTGCAGGAATCAG GGCTGGCCCTGTGTAATGAGGTCAAGGACATCCTGAATGATGCTGAGCTCCCAGACCTGAAAGCCAACTTGCTGCTCCCAGAAGACGTGGCCCTACGAAACCTTCCCCCTCTGAAAAATGCCCACAAGAGGTTTAACTTTGAGCAGGACCGACCCATTTTCTCAGCAGTTGAGGAG gCCGTGGTTCGGATCTGCTGCATCCGGAGCTTTGGGCACTTCATCACCCACCTGCAAGGCAGCATCCTGCAGTTCAACTCAGAGCTTGGGATCTTCATCAGCATCGCTCAGTCAGAGCAGGACAACTTGCTGCACCAGGCCCAGGCCCAGTTTCACATG gctgcagaggaggctCGTCGGAACAGGCTGATGAGGGACATGGCTCAGCTTCGCCTGCAG cTGGAGGTCTCTCAGCTGGAGGGAAGTCTCCAGCAGCCCAAAGCACAGTCAGCCATGTCTCCTTACCTTGTCCCAGACACCCAGGCCCTCTGCCAGCACCTGGCTGTGGTCAAGCAGTTGGCCACCAGTGGGAggttcatcatcatcatccctCGAACAG tGATCGATGGGTTGGACTTCCTGAAGAAGGAGAACGCAGGTGCCCGGGACAGCATCCGGTATCTGGAGGCAGAATTTAAAAAGGGAAACAG GTACATCCGTTGCCAGAAGGATGTTGGGAAGAGCTTTGAGAGGCATAAATTGAAGAGACAAGATTTAGATGCCTG GAATCTCTATAAAATACTGGACAGCTGCAAACAACTGACAGTGTCCCAAGGGAGTGGAGAGGATGACACCACAGGCATGGTCACCATCATCACTGGCTTCCAGCTGGAGGACCCAAGCACGTTCTCAGCGCCCATGCAG
- the SMG5 gene encoding nonsense-mediated mRNA decay factor SMG5 isoform X2 — protein sequence MEQLKAAHSHRLVLCSSLFTSTSGLYLSSQGTVFCPGCKKPVSASEKEMEWAQMACHRCLVYLGDLARYQNELAGVDTELLAERFYYQALSVAPQIGMPFNQLGTLAGSKYYNVEATYCYLRCIQSEVSFEGAFGNLKRLYDKAAKMYHQLKKCETRRLSPSKKRGKDIKRLLVSFMYLQSLLQPKSSSLDSELTSLCQSVLEDFNLCLFYLPSPPNLSSTSEDEEEYESGYSFLPDLLIFRMVIICLMSVHSLKRAGSKQYSAAIAFTLALFSHLINHVNIRLQAELEEGENPVPAFQSDGTDDQEPREPLNSIEKEAEADLANHQPSEEQRKNDCKKSKKYSRLSCLRRRRHPQKVDESDLSEGFDSDSSQGSIKGSDGSESGSEKSDEEGEAAFDVETDSDMNSQESRSDLEDMEDEPGEEGSGRGKSGPEEALKNCVDGSGLGDSKSLSSSKMEAPDPAVNGPVSLSANDASIASNLQAMSTQLFQTKRCFRLAPTFSNILLKPNSEPSALKDGLESKPCVNGDLEKPSLAEQDDVSDSEESISSNKSCRNERSLQEKLEIMTNEGLLLTVKVFLDWLRTNTDLIIMCAQSSQSLWNRLSVLLNLLPSAADLQESGLALCNEVKDILNDAELPDLKANLLLPEDVALRNLPPLKNAHKRFNFEQDRPIFSAVEEAVVRICCIRSFGHFITHLQGSILQFNSELGIFISIAQSEQDNLLHQAQAQFHMAAEEARRNRLMRDMAQLRLQLEVSQLEGSLQQPKAQSAMSPYLVPDTQALCQHLAVVKQLATSGRFIIIIPRTVIDGLDFLKKENAGARDSIRYLEAEFKKGNRYIRCQKDVGKSFERHKLKRQDLDAWNLYKILDSCKQLTVSQGSGEDDTTGMVTIITGFQLEDPSTFSAPMQSALQAAASASVEIKNVLEFYKQWKEMG from the exons ATGGAGCAGCTCAAGGCTGCACATTCACATCGTCTGGTACTTTGTAGTAGTTTGTTCACATCTACTTCTGGGCTGTATCTGTCGTCTCAAGGCACAGTTTTCTGTCCAG GCTGCAAGAAACCTGTGTCTGCATCAGAGAAGGAGATGGAGTGGGCCCAGATGGCATGTCACAGATGTCTGGTGTATCTGGGAGATTTAG CTCGTTACCAGAACGAACTGGCCGGGGTGGACACGGAGCTGCTGGCCGAGCGCTTCTACTATCAAGCCCTTTCTGTTGCCCCACAAATTG gcaTGCCCTTCAACCAGCTGGGGACACTGGCAGGGAGCAAATACTACAACGTGGAGGCCACCTACTGCTACCTGCGCTG CATCCAGTCTGAAGTGTCCTTTGAAGGTGCCTTCGGGAACCTGAAGCGGTTGTATGACAAGGCAGCCAAAATGTATCACCAGCTGAAGAAGTGTGAGACCAGGAGGTTGTCTCCAAGCAAGAAAAG AGGCAAAGACATTAAGAGGTTGCTGGTGAGCTTTATGTACCTGCAGAGTCTTTTGCAGCCAAAGAGCAG CTCTCTGGATTCTGAGCTGACATCCCTCTGCCAGTCAGTGCTGGAGGACTTCAACCTGTGCTTGTTCTACCTGCCCTCTCCTCCTAACCTGAGTTCCACGAGTGAAGATGAAGAGGAGTATGAGAGTGGCTACTCCTTCCTTCCTGATCTCCTCATCTTCCGCATGGTGATCATCTGCCTTATGAGTGTCCACAGCCTCAAGAGGGCAG GTTCCAAGCAGTACAGCGCGGCCATCGCCTTCACCCTGGCCCTCTTCTCCCACCTCATCAACCACGTCAACATTCGCCTGCAGGCAGAGCTAGAGGAGGGGGAAAATCCAGTTCCAGCCTTTCAGAGTGATGGCACAG ATGACCAGGAGCCAAGGGAGCCACTGAACTCGATTGAGAAGGAAGCTGAAGCTGACCTGGCCAATCATCAGCCCAGCGAGGAGCAGCGGAAGAACGACTGcaagaagagcaagaaataCTCTCGTCTCTCCTGTTTGCGGCGCCGCCGCCACCCCCAGAAGGTGGATGAGAGTGACCTGAGCGAGGGCTTTGACTCTGACTCCAGCCAGGGCTCCATAAAGGGCAGTGATGGCTCAGAGAGTGGCTCTGAGAAGAGTGACGAGGAGGGAGAAGCTGCTTTTGATGTGGAGACGGACTCTGACATGAACAGCCAGGAATCTCGCTCCGACTTGGAGGACATGGAGGATGAGCCGGGCGAGGAGGGAAGCGGCCGAGGCAAAAGTGGGCCCGAAGAGGCCTTAAAAAACTGTGTGGATGGCAGTGGGCTGGGGGACTCCAAAAGCCTGAGCAGCTCTAAAATGGAGGCTCCAGATCCAGCAGTGAATGGGCCTGTTTCCCTGAGCGCTAATGACGCCAGTATAGCCAGTAACCTCCAGGCCATGTCCACCCAGCTGTTCCAGACCAAACGCTGCTTTCGCTTGGCTCCCACTTTCAGCAACATCCTTCTGAAACCAAACAGTGAACCCTCTGCCTTGAAGGATGGACTAGAAAGCAAGCCATGTGTCAATGGAGATCTGGAGAAGCCCAGCTTGGCAGAACAAG ATGATGTGTCAGACTCTGAGGAAAGCATTTCAAGCAACAAATCCTGCAGGAACGAGCGATCCCttcaggagaagctggagatcATGACCAACGAAGGGCTGCTTCTCACTGTCAAGGTCTTCCTGGACTGGCTGAGGACAAACACAGACCTCATCATCATGTGTGCTCAG AGCTCTCAGAGCCTGTGGAACAGGCTGTCTGTGCTCCTGAAccttctgccttctgctgcagacCTGCAGGAATCAG GGCTGGCCCTGTGTAATGAGGTCAAGGACATCCTGAATGATGCTGAGCTCCCAGACCTGAAAGCCAACTTGCTGCTCCCAGAAGACGTGGCCCTACGAAACCTTCCCCCTCTGAAAAATGCCCACAAGAGGTTTAACTTTGAGCAGGACCGACCCATTTTCTCAGCAGTTGAGGAG gCCGTGGTTCGGATCTGCTGCATCCGGAGCTTTGGGCACTTCATCACCCACCTGCAAGGCAGCATCCTGCAGTTCAACTCAGAGCTTGGGATCTTCATCAGCATCGCTCAGTCAGAGCAGGACAACTTGCTGCACCAGGCCCAGGCCCAGTTTCACATG gctgcagaggaggctCGTCGGAACAGGCTGATGAGGGACATGGCTCAGCTTCGCCTGCAG cTGGAGGTCTCTCAGCTGGAGGGAAGTCTCCAGCAGCCCAAAGCACAGTCAGCCATGTCTCCTTACCTTGTCCCAGACACCCAGGCCCTCTGCCAGCACCTGGCTGTGGTCAAGCAGTTGGCCACCAGTGGGAggttcatcatcatcatccctCGAACAG tGATCGATGGGTTGGACTTCCTGAAGAAGGAGAACGCAGGTGCCCGGGACAGCATCCGGTATCTGGAGGCAGAATTTAAAAAGGGAAACAG GTACATCCGTTGCCAGAAGGATGTTGGGAAGAGCTTTGAGAGGCATAAATTGAAGAGACAAGATTTAGATGCCTG GAATCTCTATAAAATACTGGACAGCTGCAAACAACTGACAGTGTCCCAAGGGAGTGGAGAGGATGACACCACAGGCATGGTCACCATCATCACTGGCTTCCAGCTGGAGGACCCAAGCACGTTCTCAGCGCCCATGCAG